The genomic segment aggcgcccgccactgcgcccggctagttttttgtatttttagtagagatggggtttcaccgtgttagccaggatggtctcgatctcctgacctcgtgatccgcccatctcagcctcccaaagtgctgggattacaggcttgagccaccgcgcccggcaccacGAAGACTCTTGAGGGTCCCAGGTGGTCTCCTGTCTATTGGCTGGGTCCCAGTTAAGGGCCTCAAGAAGTCTCCAGGGCAGAGGGTATTCCTTGGGCTAAGGCCCAGGAGAGAGGGActcctggggttgggggtggggacccAGCAGACCCCAAGGAGCGTGTGGGGGAGGTGAGACCGAAGTCAACACTTAACCCAGAGTGTCCCAAGGGTAGGGTGGGCAGGGTCCATACCCCAAAACCCTACAATTCCTTCTCACAGCATTGCTGTGGAGTGAGATGGGGGCTTTCACCCCTCGATAGCAGGTTTCTATCATAGGacactgttgttgggactgtCACCTGTGTCCTAATGGCTCCTCCATGTCTTCTCTAGGCTGGCCTGAGATGTGGGGTTCTGTCCAGATGAACCACCTTGCTTTCGGAGTCTGCCTTGGTGTGGGAGTGGGCATTGGCCCCACACTAGCCTTGCCCTTCCTAGCCCCAAAACGTGCTGGTCTAACTCAGCCTGTGGCTGTCATTGGCTCCAACTTGAAGAAGCAAGGAGAGGGCTGGTCCTTGCTTGCCGGTGTCACTGAAACCTGTGACACTTTGCCTTAGTTATAGCAAGATTGAGCTGGGTGGTCCTTTCTAAGCTACTGAGAGCTTCCAGGAGCAGGGTGCtggctggaggaggtggaggcaagTCAGTGTGGCCCCAGCAGAAGGGCTTCAGATGAGCCCCTCATGGGTTACTGGGTGCCTCCTGCCCCGAGGGACCTCAGTTCCCATCCTTCCTTGGTCTTGTCTTAGAGCTTTGTCTTTCTGAAGCATGTAGTTTTTCCATCAATACAATGGGAATAGTGGCTAAGTAGCACTCTGTGGCCCCTGGGGCCTCCCTCCCTggactcccctcccctcccctcccctcccctcccctcccctctcctcccctctcctctcctctcctctcctctcctctcttcccatcccctccactcccctcccctcccctcccctccttttttttgagatggagtctctctgtcgcccaggctggaagtacagtagcacaatcttggctcactgcaacctctgcctcctgagttcacgcaattctcttgcctcagccttctgtgtagctgggactacaggcatgcacaaccttgcccggctaatttttttgtgtttttagtagagacggcgtttcaccatgttggtcaggttgatcttgaactcctgacctcaaatgatccacccacctcagcctcccaaagtgctcagattacaggtgtgagccaccgcacccagccacctcCCTGGACTTTCACACATGCCCTTGAGGCTATCTTGCCCCTGCATGTGCCATCTGCAGCTTGGGGGTAGGGATGGATCCAGGCTCATCATGCTCTGGGATGTTCCTGCTGGTGCTGTAGCACCATCTGCTGGGCTGCCCTGACTCTCCTGCAGAGGGGGAGGAGTGGGGCGAGAGGAGTGTGGCTTGTACAGGCTGATGTTCCCAGTTACCTCTCCTAGGGGACTGCTCTCCAGAGCCAAGTCCAGTATCTCAGCATTGGCTTTGGGCCTAGGAACCTGGGCTGGAGACTCGACTCTGCCATTTTGACAAGATCAGCAGGTCAGAGGAGTGTCACAGGAAATCTGTGAATTTGTAGACAATACTCAGATTCCATGTTTTGGCTGCAGTGGGCATCACTATGGCATCTTGGAATAGGACCCCgtggtgggaggcaggaggcctgCTTCTCGTTGTGTCTATTGCATTGGTGATTTTGGGATAAATGGGTCTTCTCATCTGTATatgagggggtggggggcagggtaTGCCAAGTGACCCTCAGACCCAGTGCCCCTGCAAATTCTGAAATCCCAAGAAGGAGGGGGTCTTGGGAGTTGTATGGAGGAAAATCGAACAGAAGGGGCTCCTGGAGTAGGGGTGGATGGAGGTTCTGTGTAGAATAATTCATTAAACAAAGGGTTCTGCAGCTTAAAATGCACAGGttggggtcaggtgcagtgggtggttcatgcctgtgatctcagcactttgggaggccaaggtgggaggatcacttgagtacaggagttcaagaccagcctgtgggcaacatagtaaaatcctgtttctacaaaaaatactaaaattagccaggcgtggtggcaggtgcctgtggtcccagctccttggaagttgggagaatcacttgagcccaggaggttgagactgtggtgagccaagttcatgtcattgcactccagcctgggcaacagagtaagaccctgcctcaaaagaaTACAAACACGAATTGGAAAGCTCTGTCCTGTGGCTCATGCACTCACAGTCTTAACTGAGCATCAATTAAGTGCCAGGTTCTTAGGTGTAGCAGTAAGCTGATGAGAGCACCAGCCGTCTGCTGCTTTGTCTGTAGCCTGTTTTCCTGACAGcccctgcctttctctctctgtcccagGTCAGAAGTTGAGTAGCAGGGGCCCAGGAGGGCTCGAAACCTTCACAGCGATGGCAGAGAAGCGACCCCTGAGAACCCTGGGGCCTGTGATGTATGGCAAGCTGCCCCGCTTAGAGACAGACTCAGGGCCCGAGCACAGCCTGCCCCACTCTGTTGGTAACCAGGACCCCTGCACCTACAAGGGGTCCTACTTCTCCTGCCCCATGGCGGGTACTCCCAAGGCCGAGTCTGAGCAGTTGGCGTCCTGGACCCCATACCCACCCTTGTATTCTACCAGTATGGCAGGACCCCCACTTCGGACGGACAACCTGCTGACCAACTGCCTGTTCTACCGCTCGCCAGCAGAAGGCTCTGAGAAGATGCAGGACTCCAGCCCTGTTGAGCTCCTGCCTTTCAGTCCCCAGGGTCACTCCTACCCAGGTCCGCCGCTGGCAGCGCCCAAACCTGTCTACCGCAACCCTCTGTGCTATGGGCTCTCAACTTGCCTGGGGGAAGGAGCGGTGAAGAGGCCACTGGATGTTGACTGGACTCTGGTGACTGGGCCCCTGTTGCCCTCAGCTGACCCACCCTGCTCTCTGGCCCCAGCTCCTAGCAAGGGTCAGACCCTGGACGGCACCTTCTTGCGGGGGGTGCCAGCTGGGGGGTCCAGTAAAGACTCCTCAGGGAGCTTCTCCCCATGCCAGCCCTTCCTGGAGAAGTATCAGACCATCCACAGCACGGGCTTCCTGGCCTCCAGGTACACAGGTCCTTATCCTAGGAACTCCAAGCAAGTAATGTCCGAGGGGCCAAGTCCTTGGACCCAGCTGGCCCAGCCCCTGGGGCCACCCTGTCAGGACACCGGGCCCACCCACTACCCACCACCCCACCCTCCACAGGCCCTGCCTTGCCCTCCAGCCTGTCGCCACCCAGAGAAGCAGGGTAGGTACAGCCCAGCACTTCCCCTGCAGCCTCTGGGGGGCCACAAGGGGACCGGGTACCAGGCTGGTGGGCTGGGCAGCCCCTACCTGAGGCAGCAGGCAGCCCAGACACCTTACATTCCCCCTCTGGGGCTGGACACTTACCCCTACCCCTCTGCCCCTCTCCCAGCACCCTCTCCGGGCCTCAAGCTGGAGCCGCCTCTTGCTCCACGGTGCCCATTGGACTTTGCCCCCCAGACACTGAGTTTTCCTTATGCCCGGGATGACCTTTCTCTCTATGGAGCATCCCCTGGGCTTGGAGGGACGCCACCTTCCCAGAACAATGTGCGGGCTGTGCCACAGCCTGGTGCCTTCCAGAGGGCATGCCAGCCTTTGCCAGCGAGCCAGCCCTGCTCAGAGCCTGTGAGGCCTGCACAGGAAGCTGAAGAGAAGACCTGGCTGCCCAGCTGCAGGAAAGAgcagctccagccccagctcaGTGAGCACTCTGGGCTGCCCATCGTCATCCGAGACAGTCCAATTCCCTGTACCCCCCCAGCACTGCCCCCCTGTGCCCGGGAGTGCCAGTCTTTTCCACAGAAGGAGGGCGCAAGGCCACCCAGCTCTCCACCAATGCCTGTCATTGACAATGTCTTCAGCCTGGCTCCCTACCGTGACTATCTGGATGTGCCGGCACCCGAGGCCACAACTGAGCCTGACTCTGCCACAGCTGAGCCTGACTCAACTCCAGCCACCGATGAATTTCAGGACAAAGGCTGCAGGGGGACCCCACCCACCCAGAAAGGCCCCTCAAGGAGTAAGCCCCTAAGGGGCTCACTTAAAGAGGAGGTAGCCCTGGATTTGAGTGTGAGGAAGCCCACAGCAGAGGCCTCGCACATCAAGGATCCCAGTCCTGTGGAGCATGCCAAGCCCACTGCAGCCATGGACGTGCCGGATATGGGCAACATGGTGTCAGATCTGCCAGGCCTGAAAAAGATAGACACAGAAGCACCAGGCTTGCCTGGGGTGCCAGTGACCGCAGATGCTATGCCAAGTACCAACTTCCACAGCTCTGTGGCCTTCATGTTCCGAAAGTTCAAGATCCTCCGTCCAGCACCTTTGCCTGCAGCTGTGGTCCCGTCCACACCCACCTCAGCTCCTGCTCCCACACAGCCTGCGCCCACCCCCACATCTGGGCCCATTGGACTGCGGATTCTCGCTCAACAGCCCTTGTCCGTGACCTGCTTCAGCCTGGCACTGCCCAGCTCTCCAGCCGTAGCGGTGGCCTCCCCTGCCCCTGCTCCAGCTCCATCCCCTGCTCCGGCTCCAGCTCAGGCTCCAGCTTCAGCCCGGgatccagctccagctccagttGCAGGCCCTGCTCCGGCACCTACTTCAGCCCCAGGGGACTCCCCGGAGCAGCACTTTACAGGACTACACGCGTCCCTGTGTGATGCTATTTCTGGCTCCGTGGCCCACTCTCCTCCAGAGAAGCTTCGTGAGTGGCTAGAGACGGCTGGGCCCTGGGGCCAGGCTGCGTGGCAGGACTGCCAGGGTGTGCAGGGGCTGCTGACCAAGCTGCTGTCCCAGCTGCAGCGCTTCGATCGCACCCACCGGTGCCCCTTCCCCCATGTGGTGCGAGCTGGTGCCATCTTCGTGCCCATCCACCTGGTGAAGGAGCGGCTCTTTCCTCGGCTGCCACCCGCTTCTGTGGACCATGTGCTGCAGGAGCATCGTGTGGAGCTGCGGCCCACCACGCTGTCGGAGGAGCGGGCACTGCGGGAGCTCGCCCTGCCGGGCTGCACCTCGCGCATGCTGAAGTTACTGGCGCTGCGCCAGCTGCCTGACATTTACCCCGACCTTCTCGGCCTGCAGTGGCGTGACTGTGTACGCCGCCAGCTGGGTGAGCATGGGGCAGCCCCAGTGGCCACCGGAGCTGTGTGAGCAAGTGAcaggtgtgtgtgctgtgtgagtGCGTCACAGCTGGGGCTGCGTGTGCCCGGGTAGGGGGCTCTAGGGTGGGCTCTAGGTACCCCCACCCCTTGACCCTCCAGACATCAGTGAGCACCTTCATAGCCGCCTTTGTAGTCTTCTGAACATGCCGGCTGCTCTGTCCCCATGGAAACTCCTCAGTCTCCCCTGGTGCTGCACCGTCTTGGATTCCTTCCTCTGCCTGTGCCTTCTCCATCTTTGGTGCAGTGTTTCCAGTGCTCTGGTTAGGCCCTGTTTTCTAGCTGAGATCATTTCCCCGATCTCCAGCCTCCCCTTTCTGAACTCTAGCCCTAAATAACCCACTGCATGCTGGGCCTCTGCCCCTGGGTCTCCCACAGTGAAGTCATCCCAAATCACACTCCCGAGCCTTCCCCTCGGCTCACTTCCCACCCTCAGTTCTCTTCCATGTCGGTGAACGGCACCCCCTTTCACAAAGCTCCTCATGCCTGGTGAGGGCCACAGTTGCCTTTATGAATGCGTAGTTTTGCAGTCCTCGCTGGCCCTTACATACACAGAAGTGTGCCCATAAATCGCATTGTTTTGTGGTTTGCTTTTCCTCTACTAAACGATGTCTTGTGCCTACTGTTCTccagcttgttttctttttatgttctgGAGGACCACACAACTGCCGaagtggtgtgtggtgtgtatgatCACGCTTCTTCAGCTAGAGATCTGGTGATGGGACCAAGTGGATTCTGTCCTTGTCCCTCCTGCATCAGTACACCTGGCATCGCAGCCTGAGGCCCCCTCTAGTTTTTCtctccctgctgcctccacccTCTCCCATTTCCACCGCCCAGCCTCTTCCCTGTAGAAACTGTTCCTAGTTCCATCCCCATAGTGGCAGCCTTGCCCTGGGCCCTTACCTGGTTAGGATGGGGAAGGGCCTGAGGCAGTGAGGTGCAGATGAGATGAGCTTAGGAGCTGGCTGACCAAAATCCCTGATCCCTGAATACCTACAAAATTGGAGCAGATGCCTTAATGGGATGCAAAGGAAATCCAGACTCAGGCAGTCTGTTACTCAGTGAGGGTCCCGCATCTCCCAGGGCTGGGCTGCCTAGCTCAGTCCTCTCCCCATATAGTTGGGCTGTCTGGGGCACAGAGAGGGTCAGGTCCATTTCTCCTGGGCTGCCTGATTGGCAGTAGAGTCTGGGCAGTCCGCATAGTCCGCAGCTGCTCTGACTGGAGCTTGCAAGAATCGGGGGCCTGGGAAGGAAGTGACTGAGACCAGGCTTCCGGTCTCTGGCTGAATTTTGTTGCCCCTGTCCTCACTCCCTCCCTGCTTGGGGGCCGCCTTTCTGTGTATGCCCCCAGACAGTTATCCCTGCTTTCCTTTCTTGTGGGTTCCTATGCTCCCCCAGCATGGCTGTTAGGGCAGTCCCTACCTGGGCTCGGCCTGGGGCTTGGGCTTGGGTTCTGGGGCTGGTATGGCAGAAACATGATGGCTGTCTTACATGGCATGGTCCTTTGTTCCCATGACTCAGTTTTCCATCTGGACAATGGGTATTGGACCAGGCCAATGGTTCCTGACCTGCTTAGCCCCTTTGCTGTCATCCTTGTACCCTAACAGCCTCTCCTGAGCAGTACCCTCATCAGATGGAGTTTCTGGTGTCACCAGGGGAGAAGCACATCTTTTTGGCTTGGATGGTCTGGCCAGTGGGCATGTGTGGGGAAGAGTTGTGATGCCAGCCTGACTTGGGGTAGAGCAGAACCACTGTTTGGATGGCTTTGGAGGCCAGGAGGTGGGACCTGAGGGTATAGGGTCTGCAGGCTGACTATGTGTTCGTTTTCCAGGTGACTTTGACACTGAGGCTGGAGCTGTGTCCTCCTCAGAGCCCACTTTGGCCAGAGATGAGCCAGAGAGCCTAGCCCTGGCTCGGAAGTCACCGGCCCCCAAGGTCAGGAAGCCAGGGAGGAAGCCACCAACCCCTGGCCTggagaaagcagaggcagctgctGGGGAAGAGTCCTGTGCTGCCTCCCCTACCCCTGCTGCCTGTGCCAGCCCACCTGGCCCCACACTGAAGGCCCGCTTCCGCAGTCTGCTGGAGACCGCCTGGCTCAATGGCCTGGCTCTGCCCACATGGGGCCACAAATCATCACGACCAGACCGGCCCTCACCCTGCCCACAGCTACTGGACAGCCAGAGCCATCACCTGTAGCACTGGTTGCCAGTGCTGTGTGTATAGTGATCACTCTCCACCCTTCCCTTGTGCCTGCCCAGCTGCCCCGGGGCCAGGAGTgggtgctggggctggggctgctccCTTGGAGGGGTTCCAGCTCTGACCCTGGGGCCCACCCAGGGTGGGCTGAGAGCCCCTGAGCTTTTAACACGAGAGTCTTTATTGGATGGGACtacttcctatttcttttttttttttttttttttttttttttttttttttttgagacggagtcttgctctgtagcccgggctggagtgcagtggccggatctcagctcactgcaagctccgcctcccgggttcacgccattctcctgcctcagcctccggagtagctgggactacaggcgcccgccacctcgcccggctagttttttgtatttttagtagagacggggtttcaccgtgttagccaggatggtctcgatctcctgacctcgtgatccgcccgtctcggcctccctaagtgctgggattacaggcttgagccaccgcgcccggcccctatttCTTGCCTAGAGAACACACATGGGCTTTGGAGCCCGACAGACCTGGGGTTGAATCCCGGCTCGTGTTCTTGCTGCAGGACCTGGGCGAGAAACTTCACCTCTGCTGAGCCCTCGTTccccatgtgtaaaatgggaCAACAcaacctacctcacagggttgttgtggggATGCTGCCTGACACATACCCTGTCCATACCCTGTCATGATTTGCTCTCTGCTTCCTCCCTGGGACAGGGCCTAGAATTGGAGGCAGAGAACCTTCCTATAGAAAGTCTTCATGTGTCCTAGGACTTGGCTGTCGTAGAGTGGTACCTTAGACAGTGGGTGTGACTCACTTTCAGGAGTCACCCTCCAGCATTTGTGGTTGGGTTGGCCCCACTCCAGGCTGGAGCTCCCTGAGGGAGCCTGCACTCCCTGCTCCCAGTCCCCGCTGTTGGTGCAGGGATGCAGCCTGGAGCTGGTGTCCTTGTTCTGGGCCTGCTGCTGCTACCCCAGGAGGCCCCAGGCCTGTCCTGAATTGACATCAGTGCTTCAAACTGCCTCCCCCACTCCTGGCATTATCCCAGGAAACTTAGGTTTTCTAGAAGCTAAGCAGCTGCTGGGACTCAGGGACTGATGCAGGTGGGCTGAGTGGCAGCTCAGTCCTAGAAGGTCTCTGAAGATCT from the Chlorocebus sabaeus isolate Y175 chromosome 26, mChlSab1.0.hap1, whole genome shotgun sequence genome contains:
- the C26H15orf39 gene encoding uncharacterized protein C15orf39 homolog; this encodes MAEKRPLRTLGPVMYGKLPRLETDSGPEHSLPHSVGNQDPCTYKGSYFSCPMAGTPKAESEQLASWTPYPPLYSTSMAGPPLRTDNLLTNCLFYRSPAEGSEKMQDSSPVELLPFSPQGHSYPGPPLAAPKPVYRNPLCYGLSTCLGEGAVKRPLDVDWTLVTGPLLPSADPPCSLAPAPSKGQTLDGTFLRGVPAGGSSKDSSGSFSPCQPFLEKYQTIHSTGFLASRYTGPYPRNSKQVMSEGPSPWTQLAQPLGPPCQDTGPTHYPPPHPPQALPCPPACRHPEKQGRYSPALPLQPLGGHKGTGYQAGGLGSPYLRQQAAQTPYIPPLGLDTYPYPSAPLPAPSPGLKLEPPLAPRCPLDFAPQTLSFPYARDDLSLYGASPGLGGTPPSQNNVRAVPQPGAFQRACQPLPASQPCSEPVRPAQEAEEKTWLPSCRKEQLQPQLSEHSGLPIVIRDSPIPCTPPALPPCARECQSFPQKEGARPPSSPPMPVIDNVFSLAPYRDYLDVPAPEATTEPDSATAEPDSTPATDEFQDKGCRGTPPTQKGPSRSKPLRGSLKEEVALDLSVRKPTAEASHIKDPSPVEHAKPTAAMDVPDMGNMVSDLPGLKKIDTEAPGLPGVPVTADAMPSTNFHSSVAFMFRKFKILRPAPLPAAVVPSTPTSAPAPTQPAPTPTSGPIGLRILAQQPLSVTCFSLALPSSPAVAVASPAPAPAPSPAPAPAQAPASARDPAPAPVAGPAPAPTSAPGDSPEQHFTGLHASLCDAISGSVAHSPPEKLREWLETAGPWGQAAWQDCQGVQGLLTKLLSQLQRFDRTHRCPFPHVVRAGAIFVPIHLVKERLFPRLPPASVDHVLQEHRVELRPTTLSEERALRELALPGCTSRMLKLLALRQLPDIYPDLLGLQWRDCVRRQLGDFDTEAGAVSSSEPTLARDEPESLALARKSPAPKVRKPGRKPPTPGLEKAEAAAGEESCAASPTPAACASPPGPTLKARFRSLLETAWLNGLALPTWGHKSSRPDRPSPCPQLLDSQSHHL